Proteins encoded together in one Prevotella scopos JCM 17725 window:
- a CDS encoding GNAT family N-acetyltransferase has protein sequence MIKIEDAQKEQATVIAHLIMEAMNHECCQWFAGPNHSLKDFHQLITKLVEREDSQYSYLNTLVAITETNKIVGICVSYDGAKLKEQRKAFIEGVLEAFDRDFSNMDDETTAGELYIDSLCVDNSFRGRGLAKQLLEATIEKGRKMNLPTGLLVDTGNPQAERLYHRIGFVYIDDNQWGGHKMKHLQKPL, from the coding sequence ATGATTAAGATTGAAGATGCACAAAAAGAGCAGGCTACGGTGATAGCCCATCTTATAATGGAGGCTATGAACCATGAGTGTTGTCAGTGGTTTGCAGGCCCTAATCATAGTTTAAAAGACTTTCATCAACTCATAACAAAGTTGGTAGAACGCGAAGACTCGCAATACTCCTATCTTAATACACTTGTAGCAATAACGGAAACAAATAAGATTGTTGGTATCTGTGTCAGCTACGATGGAGCCAAACTTAAAGAACAAAGAAAGGCTTTCATTGAAGGAGTTTTGGAGGCTTTCGATCGTGATTTTTCTAATATGGATGACGAGACAACAGCTGGTGAACTATACATCGATTCACTTTGTGTTGACAATTCTTTCCGTGGACGAGGACTTGCTAAGCAACTACTTGAAGCTACAATAGAAAAGGGAAGAAAGATGAACCTCCCTACTGGCTTACTTGTTGATACCGGAAACCCACAGGCAGAACGCCTTTATCATCGAATAGGTTTCGTTTACATAGATGACAACCAATGGGGTGGTCATAAGATGAAACACCTACAAAAACCTCTCTAA
- a CDS encoding biopolymer transporter, whose product MKKVFIMAIAVIAMTFASCNNGKTNAPKANADSDTTESVATDSATTAAAPASADQLIEQLNEKVKAKDDKGVAALLTAAQTKMAELAQKDPKEAQAYVAKLQQWMQSNSENIQAALKSSGNEAAANAVGAAIDAASKADPKAITEGMSKAKEAMQSASPEQVEAAKKAAKEAAEKMQGKTGEAAQKAMKDLGL is encoded by the coding sequence ATGAAGAAGGTTTTTATTATGGCTATTGCCGTAATTGCAATGACATTCGCAAGTTGTAACAACGGTAAAACTAATGCTCCAAAAGCTAATGCAGACTCAGACACAACAGAGTCAGTTGCTACAGATTCAGCAACAACTGCAGCAGCTCCTGCCTCAGCAGATCAGCTCATCGAGCAACTCAATGAGAAAGTAAAGGCTAAGGACGATAAGGGTGTAGCTGCATTGCTTACAGCAGCACAGACCAAAATGGCTGAATTAGCACAGAAAGATCCAAAAGAGGCACAGGCTTATGTTGCAAAGCTCCAGCAGTGGATGCAGAGTAACTCTGAGAATATTCAGGCTGCTTTAAAGTCTTCTGGCAATGAAGCTGCCGCTAACGCAGTAGGTGCTGCTATCGACGCTGCATCGAAAGCTGACCCAAAGGCTATTACTGAAGGAATGTCAAAGGCTAAGGAAGCTATGCAATCAGCATCACCTGAGCAGGTAGAAGCTGCTAAGAAGGCTGCCAAGGAAGCTGCAGAAAAGATGCAGGGCAAGACTGGCGAGGCTGCACAGAAGGCAATGAAAGACTTAGGTCTTTAA
- a CDS encoding transposase: MKIQKISDITPTLPFTEFDFLQSYRDSFAKSELGRIHSQLPLKELAAACTSRSHKSKRGKKPLFSCEGEIALMFLKSYTGLSDDGLIEMLNGSIHMQMFCDALIDPSCPIRDGKIVSAIRNRLARLLDIDSLQGILYAKWKDSLKDKDLCLTDATCYESYLRFPTDIKLLWECCHWLHKLLVSECKHLSERVPRSKYNDVDKARLAYAKQRKHTASSTRKLRRRLLKLLSKLLSQWYRLCKLYSPCISLSAEQEKRLSAIRAVFRQQSALFSGKEVRHRIVSIDRPYLRPIVRGKENKRVEFGAKVNNIQIDGISFIEHHSFEAFNEGVRLKQCVEYQESLTGVKVKRVGADSIYANNANRTMCTEKGITTCFVRKGPKPKEESECLRTARKIIGNLRATVMEGSFGNQKQHYAVGRIKARNMFSETLLLFFGIHTANAAILAARQMARDMKKVA, translated from the coding sequence GTGAAGATACAAAAAATTTCTGATATAACACCAACTTTGCCCTTTACAGAGTTTGATTTTTTACAGAGCTATCGTGACAGCTTTGCAAAAAGCGAACTTGGACGTATCCATTCCCAGCTCCCACTTAAGGAGTTGGCAGCAGCATGTACGAGTCGTAGCCATAAGAGCAAGCGGGGCAAAAAGCCTCTTTTTTCGTGTGAGGGAGAAATAGCCCTGATGTTCCTCAAGTCATACACAGGTCTGTCTGACGATGGCTTGATAGAGATGCTTAACGGAAGCATCCACATGCAGATGTTCTGTGACGCTCTGATAGACCCTTCCTGTCCCATCAGGGATGGAAAGATTGTAAGTGCCATACGCAACCGTCTTGCCCGTCTTCTTGACATAGACAGCCTTCAGGGCATATTGTACGCCAAATGGAAAGACAGCCTCAAGGACAAGGACCTATGCCTGACGGATGCGACCTGTTATGAGAGCTACCTGCGCTTCCCGACAGACATCAAGCTACTCTGGGAGTGTTGCCATTGGCTTCACAAGCTGCTCGTCTCCGAGTGTAAGCACCTGTCGGAGCGTGTTCCGAGGAGCAAGTATAATGATGTTGACAAGGCTAGGCTTGCATACGCCAAGCAGCGCAAGCACACAGCATCATCCACGCGCAAGCTCAGGAGAAGACTTCTGAAACTGCTCTCCAAACTTCTTTCTCAGTGGTACCGTCTTTGCAAATTGTATAGCCCTTGTATCAGCCTGTCGGCAGAACAGGAAAAGCGTCTCTCCGCCATACGTGCCGTATTCCGCCAACAGTCAGCCTTGTTTTCAGGCAAGGAAGTCAGGCACCGTATTGTCAGCATCGACCGTCCCTACCTCCGTCCCATTGTCAGGGGCAAGGAAAACAAGCGTGTGGAGTTTGGGGCAAAGGTCAACAACATACAGATTGACGGCATATCATTCATAGAACACCACAGCTTTGAGGCTTTCAACGAGGGTGTCCGTCTTAAGCAATGTGTTGAGTATCAGGAATCTCTGACGGGAGTCAAAGTTAAGCGTGTCGGTGCCGATTCCATATACGCCAACAATGCCAACCGAACAATGTGTACGGAAAAAGGCATAACCACCTGTTTCGTCAGAAAAGGTCCCAAACCCAAAGAAGAGTCTGAGTGTCTCAGGACGGCAAGAAAGATTATCGGAAACCTCAGGGCCACGGTAATGGAGGGCAGCTTCGGGAATCAGAAACAGCACTATGCCGTTGGGCGAATCAAGGCACGTAACATGTTCAGCGAAACATTACTGCTCTTCTTCGGAATCCATACGGCTAATGCCGCCATTCTTGCCGCAAGGCAGATGGCCAGGGACATGAAGAAGGTGGCTTGA
- the nifJ gene encoding pyruvate:ferredoxin (flavodoxin) oxidoreductase: MAKEKKFITCDGNEAAAHVSYMFSEVAAIYPITPSSPMAEHVDEWSARGRKNLWGQTVSVQEMQSEGGAAGAVHGSLQSGALTTTFTASQGLLLMIPNMYKIAGELLPCVFNVSARTLASHALCIFGDHQDVMACRQTGFAMFCSGSVQEVMDLSAVPHLASLKTSVPFINFFDGFRTSHEYHKIECIDVEDIRPLVDEEDIKRFRDRAMSPERPVVRGTAENPETFFTHREASNSAYENVAEVVEHYLGEISKITGREYHLFDYYGAKDAENIIILMGSATEAAREAIDYLMSQGKKVGMIAVHLYRPFSVKHLLAAVPKSVKRIAVLDRTKEPGAEGEPLYLDVKSAFYDVENKPLIVGGRYGLGSSDTTPAKIIAVYDNLELPEPKNHFTVGIVDDVTFTSLPEVEEIPLGGESTYEAKFYGLGADGTVGANKNSVKIIGDNTNKYCQAYFSYDSKKSGGFTCSHLRFGDNPIRSTYQVNTPNFVACHVQAYLNMYDVTRGLRKNGTFLLNTIFDGEELVHFIPNKVKRYFAKNNISVYYINATKIAQEIGLGNRTNTILQSAFFRITEVIPLDLAVDQMKKFIVKSYSKKGQDVVDKNFAAVDRGNEYKQLTVDPTWANLADDEAKADDAPAFVKELVRPMNAQAGDLLKVSDFVNHDTVDGTWSVGTAAFDKRGVATFVPKWDAENCIQCNKCSYVCPHACIRPFVLDEAEKANFNEETLDVIAPKQLKGMQFRIEVSVLDCTGCSNCADVCPGKKGNKALSMTQFVAGEEEANHRAANWDYLVKNVKSKQNLVDIKSNAKNSQFAQPLFEFSGACAGCGETPYVKLVSQLFGDREMIANATGCSSIYSASVPSTPYTTNEEGHGPAFNNSLFEDFCEFGMGMAMGNKKMRERIAVLLNDSMANDHTPAEFKEAAQEWLDNMNDADASKVAAAKLKPLIAAGAEKGCPVCAELKTLDHYLVKRSQWIIGGDGASYDIGYGGLDHVIASGEDVNILVLDTEVYSNTGGQSSKATPLGAIAQFAAKGKRIRKKDLGLMATTYGYVYVAQIAMGADNAQTLKAIREAEAYPGPSLIIAYSPCINHGLKVKGGMGRSQAQEANAVACGYWHLWRYNPLLAEEGKNPFSLDSKEPEWDKFQDFLHSEVRFLSVLKAYPNEGEELFKACEDMAKLRYKSYVRKTKEDWSEEA; this comes from the coding sequence ATGGCTAAAGAAAAGAAGTTTATCACTTGTGATGGTAACGAAGCCGCTGCTCATGTGAGCTACATGTTCTCTGAGGTTGCAGCTATCTATCCTATCACTCCATCATCTCCTATGGCTGAGCACGTTGACGAGTGGTCAGCACGCGGACGTAAGAACCTTTGGGGTCAGACAGTAAGCGTTCAGGAAATGCAGTCAGAGGGTGGCGCAGCTGGTGCCGTACATGGTTCACTGCAGTCAGGTGCCCTCACAACAACATTCACCGCATCACAGGGTCTTCTCTTGATGATTCCTAACATGTACAAGATTGCTGGTGAACTTTTGCCATGTGTATTCAACGTTTCAGCACGTACACTTGCAAGTCACGCTCTTTGTATCTTCGGTGACCACCAAGACGTAATGGCTTGCCGTCAGACAGGCTTCGCCATGTTCTGTTCTGGTTCTGTACAAGAGGTTATGGATCTCTCTGCAGTTCCTCACCTTGCTTCATTGAAGACATCAGTACCTTTCATCAACTTCTTCGACGGTTTCCGTACATCTCACGAGTATCATAAGATTGAGTGCATCGATGTAGAGGATATTCGCCCATTAGTTGACGAGGAGGATATCAAGCGTTTCCGTGACCGCGCAATGTCACCGGAGCGTCCAGTAGTTCGTGGTACAGCTGAGAATCCTGAGACATTCTTCACACATCGTGAGGCATCTAACAGTGCATACGAGAATGTAGCAGAGGTTGTTGAGCACTATCTCGGGGAAATCTCAAAGATTACAGGCCGTGAGTATCACCTCTTCGATTACTATGGAGCTAAGGATGCAGAGAATATCATCATCTTGATGGGTTCAGCAACAGAGGCCGCTCGTGAGGCTATCGACTACTTGATGTCTCAGGGTAAGAAGGTTGGTATGATTGCTGTACACCTCTATCGTCCATTCTCTGTTAAGCACCTGCTCGCTGCAGTACCAAAGTCTGTTAAGCGTATTGCAGTTCTTGACCGTACTAAGGAGCCAGGAGCAGAGGGCGAGCCATTGTACCTCGATGTTAAGAGTGCATTCTATGATGTTGAGAATAAGCCATTGATCGTTGGTGGTCGTTATGGTCTCGGTTCTTCAGATACTACACCTGCTAAGATTATCGCTGTTTATGACAATCTTGAGTTGCCAGAGCCAAAGAATCACTTCACAGTAGGTATCGTTGATGACGTAACCTTCACTTCTCTTCCAGAAGTTGAGGAGATTCCATTGGGTGGTGAAAGCACATACGAGGCTAAGTTCTATGGTCTTGGTGCTGATGGTACCGTTGGTGCTAACAAGAACTCAGTAAAGATTATCGGTGACAACACCAATAAGTACTGTCAGGCTTACTTCTCTTATGACTCTAAGAAGTCTGGTGGTTTCACTTGTTCTCACCTCCGTTTCGGTGACAACCCAATCCGTTCTACTTATCAGGTAAATACTCCTAACTTCGTTGCTTGTCACGTTCAGGCTTATCTGAATATGTACGATGTTACACGTGGTTTGCGTAAAAATGGTACCTTCCTTCTGAACACTATCTTTGATGGTGAGGAACTTGTACACTTCATTCCTAATAAGGTTAAGCGTTACTTCGCAAAGAACAATATCAGCGTTTACTATATCAACGCTACTAAGATTGCACAGGAGATTGGCCTTGGTAACCGTACCAACACTATCCTCCAGTCTGCATTCTTCCGTATTACTGAGGTAATTCCTCTCGACCTTGCTGTTGATCAGATGAAGAAGTTCATCGTTAAGAGTTACAGTAAGAAGGGTCAGGATGTTGTAGATAAGAACTTCGCAGCTGTTGACCGTGGTAACGAATATAAACAGTTGACAGTTGACCCAACTTGGGCTAACCTCGCAGATGATGAAGCTAAGGCAGACGACGCACCAGCATTCGTTAAGGAGCTCGTTCGTCCAATGAACGCACAGGCAGGTGACCTCTTGAAGGTTTCTGACTTCGTTAATCATGACACTGTTGACGGTACATGGTCAGTAGGTACAGCAGCTTTCGACAAGCGTGGTGTTGCTACCTTCGTTCCAAAGTGGGATGCAGAGAATTGTATCCAGTGTAACAAGTGTTCATACGTTTGTCCTCACGCTTGTATCCGTCCATTCGTTTTGGATGAGGCTGAGAAGGCTAACTTCAATGAAGAGACACTTGATGTCATCGCTCCAAAGCAACTCAAGGGAATGCAGTTCCGTATTGAGGTATCAGTTCTCGACTGTACAGGTTGTAGCAACTGTGCTGATGTTTGTCCAGGCAAGAAGGGTAACAAGGCTCTCTCTATGACACAGTTCGTTGCTGGAGAGGAAGAGGCTAATCATCGTGCTGCAAACTGGGATTATCTCGTTAAAAACGTTAAGAGCAAGCAGAACTTGGTAGATATTAAGTCAAACGCTAAGAACTCTCAGTTCGCTCAGCCATTATTCGAGTTCTCTGGAGCTTGTGCTGGTTGTGGTGAGACTCCATACGTTAAGCTCGTTTCACAGCTCTTCGGTGACCGTGAGATGATTGCTAACGCTACTGGTTGTTCTTCAATCTACTCAGCTTCAGTACCTTCTACTCCATACACAACTAATGAAGAGGGTCATGGTCCTGCATTCAACAACTCACTGTTCGAAGACTTCTGTGAGTTTGGTATGGGTATGGCTATGGGTAACAAAAAGATGCGTGAACGTATCGCTGTGCTTCTTAACGATTCTATGGCTAACGACCATACACCTGCTGAATTCAAGGAGGCTGCTCAGGAGTGGCTCGACAACATGAATGATGCTGATGCATCTAAGGTTGCTGCTGCTAAGCTGAAGCCATTAATCGCTGCTGGCGCAGAGAAGGGTTGCCCTGTATGCGCAGAGTTGAAGACACTCGACCACTATCTTGTTAAGCGCAGCCAGTGGATTATCGGTGGTGATGGTGCTTCTTACGATATCGGCTACGGTGGTCTCGACCATGTTATCGCTTCTGGTGAGGACGTTAACATCTTGGTTCTCGATACTGAGGTTTACTCTAACACCGGTGGTCAGAGTTCTAAGGCTACTCCACTCGGTGCTATTGCTCAGTTCGCTGCTAAGGGTAAGCGCATCCGCAAGAAGGACCTCGGTTTGATGGCAACTACATATGGTTATGTTTACGTAGCTCAGATTGCTATGGGTGCTGACAATGCACAGACATTGAAAGCTATCCGTGAGGCTGAGGCTTATCCAGGACCATCACTCATCATCGCTTATTCTCCATGTATCAACCATGGTTTGAAGGTTAAGGGCGGTATGGGGCGTAGCCAGGCTCAGGAAGCAAACGCTGTTGCTTGTGGTTACTGGCACCTATGGCGTTACAACCCACTGTTGGCAGAAGAGGGCAAGAACCCATTCTCACTCGATTCTAAGGAACCAGAATGGGACAAGTTCCAAGACTTCCTTCACAGTGAGGTTCGTTTCCTCTCTGTCCTCAAGGCTTATCCAAATGAGGGAGAGGAACTCTTCAAGGCTTGTGAGGATATGGCTAAGCTCCGTTACAAGAGCTACGTCCGCAAGACTAAAGAGGACTGGAGTGAGGAGGCATAA
- a CDS encoding ATP-binding protein: MDAFFRTHTYLVEHVYAPVRRRLMDEINWDDRLIGIKGTRGVGKTTFLLQYAKEHYGSTDRQCLYVNMNNFYFQGRGIADFAGEFYRHGGKVLLIDQVFKQPEWSRELRQCHDNYPELKIVFTGSSVMRLKEENPELNGIVKSYNLRGFSFREYLNLQAKLQFEPYTLEEIINNHEEIARQILSKVSPMKFFADYVHHGFYPFFLEHRNFSENLLKTMNMMTEVDILLIKQIDLKYLTKIKKLFYLLALEGPKAPNISNLANEINTSRATVMNYIKNLADARLINLLYPVGQEFPKKPAKVMLQNSNLIYAIFPIQLDEQQLMETFFINALQEVCSVNVGNKQGTYIVNQKEKFKVCDTRKTKKRFSSDTTYTIYNTEVGKDNQVPLWLIGFLY; this comes from the coding sequence ATGGACGCATTCTTTCGCACGCATACTTACTTAGTGGAGCATGTATATGCCCCAGTGCGCCGTCGTCTCATGGATGAAATCAATTGGGACGACCGCCTCATTGGCATTAAGGGTACGCGTGGCGTAGGTAAAACAACCTTCCTCCTGCAATATGCCAAAGAGCATTACGGCTCTACTGATCGGCAATGCCTTTATGTCAACATGAACAACTTTTACTTTCAAGGCAGAGGTATAGCTGATTTTGCTGGTGAGTTTTATCGCCACGGAGGAAAAGTCTTATTGATTGACCAAGTTTTCAAACAGCCTGAGTGGAGTCGGGAACTCCGTCAATGTCATGACAATTACCCAGAGTTAAAGATTGTATTCACAGGATCAAGCGTCATGAGACTGAAAGAAGAAAACCCTGAGCTAAATGGCATTGTAAAAAGCTATAATCTTAGAGGGTTCTCTTTCCGTGAGTATTTGAATCTACAAGCAAAATTACAATTTGAGCCCTACACGTTAGAAGAAATCATTAACAACCATGAGGAGATAGCAAGACAAATCCTATCTAAGGTAAGTCCGATGAAATTCTTCGCAGATTATGTTCATCATGGATTTTACCCATTCTTCTTAGAGCATCGCAACTTCTCAGAGAATCTTCTCAAGACAATGAATATGATGACTGAGGTTGATATTCTTCTCATCAAGCAGATTGACTTAAAATATCTGACTAAGATTAAGAAGTTATTTTATCTCCTTGCATTGGAAGGTCCTAAGGCTCCTAACATCAGTAATCTTGCAAATGAGATTAATACAAGCCGTGCTACGGTCATGAACTATATCAAGAATCTTGCTGACGCACGTCTTATCAACCTCCTTTACCCAGTTGGACAGGAGTTTCCTAAAAAGCCAGCAAAGGTTATGTTACAGAACTCAAACTTGATTTACGCCATCTTCCCTATCCAGCTTGACGAACAGCAGCTCATGGAAACATTCTTTATCAATGCACTACAAGAGGTATGCTCAGTCAATGTAGGTAACAAACAAGGCACATACATCGTCAATCAAAAAGAAAAGTTTAAGGTATGCGACACTAGAAAGACTAAAAAACGATTCAGTAGTGACACAACCTATACTATATACAATACTGAGGTGGGGAAAGACAACCAAGTACCCCTTTGGTTAATAGGTTTCCTTTATTAG
- a CDS encoding porin, translated as MRKTIILSAMLLCSLLSKAQDAPKWINNVKLSGFGIVQYQYNGMNNNKSNTFNLRLGRVSLDGRILNDWAWKAQIQFNGNTSTLGASPRLVDLFIEWQKYDFFRIKAGQFKNPFTFDNPIHPIDQGFMSVAQSVLKLASFSDRAGAHPSNGRDIGVQIQGDFLKNNAGRNLVHYQVGVFDGQGINVRDVDQQKNIIGGVWVMPVEGMRLGWFGWTGSYARKGTWTDASGATQTGVRSLQQRRYAFSAEYKIKDWTLRSEYIHSTGYAFAKALSNTDASAATDCNLSADGNKAQGVYALVIAPIIPNKLHAKARYDMYQPSDGAEKQRTQYDLGIDYEFTKNLELSGIYSYVHDRSMNGPSGKPNYSMFDLELSFRF; from the coding sequence ATGAGAAAAACAATTATCCTATCAGCAATGTTGCTGTGCTCACTTCTCAGCAAAGCACAAGATGCACCGAAGTGGATTAACAATGTAAAATTGTCAGGATTTGGTATTGTTCAATACCAATACAACGGCATGAACAACAACAAGTCAAACACATTTAATCTTCGTTTAGGGCGCGTTTCTCTTGACGGCCGCATTCTTAATGACTGGGCTTGGAAGGCACAGATACAATTCAACGGAAACACATCAACACTGGGCGCATCACCACGCCTTGTTGACCTCTTCATTGAATGGCAAAAATATGACTTCTTCCGCATTAAAGCAGGACAGTTCAAAAACCCATTCACCTTTGACAACCCAATACACCCGATCGACCAAGGTTTCATGAGTGTTGCACAAAGTGTTCTGAAATTAGCAAGTTTCTCTGACCGAGCAGGTGCACATCCATCAAATGGACGTGACATCGGTGTTCAAATACAAGGTGACTTCTTAAAAAACAATGCAGGCAGAAACCTCGTACACTATCAAGTTGGTGTATTTGATGGACAGGGAATCAACGTTAGAGATGTTGACCAGCAAAAGAACATCATAGGTGGCGTGTGGGTTATGCCAGTTGAAGGCATGCGTTTAGGTTGGTTTGGCTGGACAGGTTCTTATGCGCGCAAGGGAACATGGACGGATGCCAGCGGTGCGACACAAACAGGCGTACGTAGTTTACAGCAACGCCGTTACGCTTTTTCAGCAGAATACAAAATAAAAGACTGGACTCTCCGCTCTGAATATATTCATTCTACGGGTTATGCCTTTGCAAAAGCTTTGAGTAACACGGATGCTTCAGCAGCAACAGACTGCAATCTAAGTGCAGATGGCAATAAGGCACAAGGTGTTTATGCATTGGTAATTGCACCTATCATTCCTAATAAACTACACGCAAAGGCTCGCTATGACATGTATCAGCCTTCAGATGGTGCAGAAAAGCAACGTACGCAGTACGACTTAGGAATCGATTATGAATTTACAAAAAACCTTGAATTAAGTGGCATTTACTCTTATGTACACGACCGCTCCATGAATGGTCCATCAGGAAAACCAAACTACTCAATGTTTGACTTAGAATTAAGTTTCCGCTTCTAA
- the rlmD gene encoding 23S rRNA (uracil(1939)-C(5))-methyltransferase RlmD codes for MSRKRKPLPILENVTIEAVAAEGKCVAHVDDKVVFIPFVVPGDVVDLQVRKKKRSYCEATVIRFLKKSTIRVEPMCEHFGICGGCKWQNLPYNEQLKAKHQQVYDQLSRIGKVELPEFRPIMGSVHTKEYRNKLEFGCANKRWFTEEELKALPEGVGLSEGAIGFHITGAFDKIYPIKKCWLMDNLCNEIRNDIYDYARNIGMKFYDNRAQHGLLRDIMVRNSNTGEWMVLIQFHYDEEGDDKRAEALMQHIADRFPQITSLFYVDNQKGNDTFNDLELTLFKGNDHIFETMEELKFKVGPKSFYQTNTEQAYHLYAVAREFANLSGNELVYDLYTGTGTIANFVAKKAKKVIGIEYVPEAIEDAKVNSEVNKINNTLFYAGDMKDILTEDFIHEHGRPDVIITDPPRAGMHQDVINVILGASPKRIVYVSCNPATQARDLALLDADYKVTTVQPVDMFPHTPHVENVVLLEKR; via the coding sequence ATGAGTAGAAAAAGAAAGCCGTTACCCATTTTGGAGAATGTCACAATTGAAGCTGTGGCAGCCGAAGGTAAATGTGTTGCACATGTTGATGATAAAGTTGTATTTATTCCTTTTGTCGTACCTGGAGATGTTGTTGATCTTCAAGTACGCAAGAAGAAACGCAGTTATTGTGAAGCAACTGTCATCCGTTTCCTAAAAAAAAGTACAATACGTGTAGAACCTATGTGCGAACACTTTGGCATCTGTGGCGGTTGTAAGTGGCAAAATCTTCCTTATAACGAACAACTCAAAGCAAAGCATCAACAAGTTTATGATCAACTCAGCCGAATTGGAAAAGTGGAGCTTCCTGAGTTTCGTCCGATAATGGGTTCTGTGCATACAAAGGAATATCGTAACAAACTCGAATTCGGCTGTGCAAATAAACGATGGTTTACAGAAGAAGAACTGAAAGCGTTACCTGAAGGTGTTGGATTGTCTGAAGGAGCCATTGGATTCCATATAACTGGTGCTTTCGATAAGATATATCCCATTAAGAAATGCTGGCTAATGGATAATCTTTGCAATGAGATTCGCAATGATATCTACGACTACGCTCGCAACATAGGAATGAAGTTCTATGATAACCGTGCACAACATGGATTGTTGCGTGACATCATGGTTCGCAACTCCAATACTGGTGAATGGATGGTGCTCATTCAGTTTCACTATGATGAGGAGGGAGATGACAAACGTGCTGAGGCACTGATGCAGCATATTGCCGACCGTTTCCCACAGATTACATCTCTTTTCTATGTTGATAATCAAAAAGGTAACGACACTTTTAACGACTTAGAACTTACTCTTTTCAAGGGCAATGACCATATCTTTGAGACCATGGAAGAGTTAAAGTTTAAAGTGGGACCAAAAAGTTTCTACCAAACCAATACAGAACAAGCATATCATCTTTATGCTGTTGCTCGCGAGTTTGCAAACCTTTCTGGTAACGAACTCGTATATGACCTCTACACAGGAACAGGAACCATTGCCAACTTCGTCGCTAAAAAAGCAAAGAAAGTCATAGGAATAGAATATGTCCCTGAAGCTATCGAAGATGCCAAAGTTAACTCAGAGGTTAATAAGATTAATAACACACTCTTCTATGCAGGTGACATGAAAGACATCTTGACAGAAGATTTCATTCACGAACATGGACGTCCAGATGTTATCATCACTGACCCTCCTCGTGCTGGCATGCATCAAGACGTTATCAACGTTATCCTCGGAGCAAGTCCAAAACGAATTGTTTACGTTAGTTGCAATCCAGCAACACAGGCACGCGACCTAGCTCTCCTTGACGCAGACTATAAGGTAACTACAGTTCAACCAGTAGATATGTTTCCACATACACCACACGTCGAGAACGTAGTCCTATTGGAGAAAAGATAG